A segment of the Candidatus Nitrososphaera gargensis Ga9.2 genome:
AAACTCTTCTTTTGTCATGGTGTTGCAGTTCCATCCGTTCTTTTTTAGATGGTCGAGGGATATCGCCTGTATGCTGTTTTTTGATAGAGTGGCAGAAGATTTCAAATTGAAGTATCCCCTCGTGACTCTCCTTCATCCGGCCGCCATCGCTGCCCGAATCTTGCGAATTCGCCAAAAACCTGCGACCTGTACTCCGCAGCCGGATTGACCCTAAATTTCACTACTTTTCCTCCTTCGCGCATCTGGTTCAGGATACGTTCTATTGCAAGAGAAACCTTGTATTTGTCTAGGTGAAGCGTCTTTGCTATTATGCTGGATCCCAGCACTCCACCTTCGATTCTGTCCGCAACGCAGATAGCAGCCGCGGCCACCATGACGTTGTTTCTGCCTTCTCCGCGGACGTCTGCAAGTATCTCCAGCGACCTACTGTAGATTCTCCTTTCAATATAGTCCAGAGGGTTTGCGATATTTGCGAGCCGGGATCTTGTTCCTTCGTCAGAGATCAAACAGTTTGTGAGATTGAAGACATAGTCTCTTGGAGCAAGGGTTTCGTATTTTATCCCTGTTACAAAGCTGATCCTCCTCAGATTTCTGAGGATTTTCTTATCTTCGATGTTGCTGTATCCTATCTTTCTGTGAGCCTCCACTAGCTTTTGTGTTGAGCAAGATATACCGGATGTTTTGCAGGCCTTTCTTATTGAGAATATGGAAATCTCTGCAGGAGAGACCTTTATCCTGACTTGGTCTTCTTTCCTTTTTGATGCCAGCTCGTTCGTGACCTTGGTTGCCCAGTACACTGCTTCTTTGACAAGGCTTTCTGGGAGCGCCAGGTTGTTTCTGTCACAGACCCTGTCGATAATCTTTACAACCTTCTCTTCTGACGACCTGAGTGTATGCCTGTAAGCGCCTGTCTTCAGCCCGAGTTTCTCTTTCTCTCCCCTTGTCAGCAAGGCAGTACCATTGCCGGACCTTGTAATCGACCAGATGTTGTTCATTACCGCACCGTGCACGTGTGGGTGGTACGAAGGGTAGCAACCCTCTTCATCCTGCAGGCCGGTCCTCTGCTCGTCGTCCACGGCGCCGCAGGCTGTGCAGACTACATCGCCTCCATCATAGACTAACATTCCGCTGCGGCATACCCTGCACGTATTGACAGACTGTTGTCCGCGTTGTTCGCCGACAGGCGTAGGTGGTAAACTGGCATAGTTTTTGTCATAGGGATAATAATCTTCTTCACAACCAACCCTTTCTGGCGGATTTTCATCTTGAGCTTGTGGTGTAAAGCCTTGTGGTTGTGCAGAGTTCTCGCTTTGCATTAAACGGTATGGATATGCGGACATTTCTCTCTCCTTTTTCACCGCCCTGAAAAAAATGAGCCAGCTTCTATGTGGCCGCCTGTTATTTCTGCAAAGGACTGTTTCTGGCAAAAACTGATGATCTCTTCAAACTCGGGGTCATCGCTAACAAATCTGCCAGTATAACCGAACTTTCCTACCAGAACCTTTACTTCCTGTTCTCTTCCCCTGTCTATGATTCGGTAGCATCCCAGGTCGTTGTGGTTGCAGCAGCTACTATTCAGTAGTGCGGCTTGCTTGAAAACGTCCCAGTCTTTTATGATGTAGACCATGTGTCTTCAAGCAGTACTATATACCTGCAAAAGCGGTTAAACTTTTATTGCATCACGTGCAATTTTTGTGCGTAACTAACTTTTCCGGGTCGACAAAATGACCGTGCTGGTGCGGGAGAGCGAATAAAGCAGCGGGAACCTCCTTTTGTTCAAAGTCCATAGCCTGCTGCGTTCTTCCTTTGAAGCAAAGCCATGCTGTTCCAGTCTTTCCAGTGAACGGTGGGCAGTGCTTATGTTTATGCCAAATGTATCTGCGATTTCCTTTGTCTTTGCATCTCTTTCAAGTAGGTACGTCACAATCTTCATGATGGTTCCTCCCTTACAACCGCCTAGAGAACAGAGCGCCTTTACTTCCTGTACAATGTCTGCAGAATGTGCGGCCGGCATAAGGAGCCTTTGCATGCTGTCCTCAAGCTTGTGTTCTACCATCTGCACAAGCCTTTCAGAGTAGACGGCAAGGTACGCCATCCCATCATCGTCACCACCACCAGCTGCTGCAGACAACTATCGCTCAGGGCTGTGGGCAAGGGACGAGGTTTTAAGCACTGTAGTATACCCAGCCCCTCCCCCTACCCACCTGCAGCTTTTTCATAAAATGTCCAAAAGTTATGGATCTTTTTACATATCAAAAGCATACGTAAGTAGCATACAGAAACGCTAACTAAATGAAAGTGGAACTACAAAATTCTATAATTTATGCGGCTGATATGAATAATTATGTGAGAAAATCGCTCCCTTCGAGCGTCCAATGCAACAAAAGCGTTGCATAATCCGTTGCACAGGCGCGAATGTACAGACACTAAACTTCTACTTCAGCGTTAATCAAGCATCACTAACAATTTTTCCGACTTTATTATTTGTTATCTGGTATATCTATCCCCCTACCACGTCACTGCTTCTGGCAGTTCTAGATGCCATTACAAAAGGAGAAGCAGAGGATTAATGGCTCAGACATTTGTACGAAGAAAGAGCCGCCTGCGGGTTAAGGGTCTGAAAGTCTAGCACAAGAATATCGTCGATTAGAAAATGAGCCATTTAACCAGCTTCCGTCCATACAGAAGTGGATAACATTTTTGCGGTCAGGTGGAATCCCACCAAGACGTATGCAGTATCTTGTAAACGTGGTACATGGGATATCTGACCAACTGAAGCTGATGCCAGAGATCATCGTGAGCTACGGTGTATCTTTAGATTCTGCAAAACGCAAGGAAATAGCTATAGAGTACTGGCGCAATTTCCTTGCATGTTTCAATACCGCGTACCCGCAGATGCAGAAGACAAATACCATCAACACTTATCGCAGCTTTCTAGCGGCGCATAACATCAATTTTGCACACGGTGAAGGTCGGCGCTATGGGTTGTCAACGACGCCGGAAAGATTGGGCGAATACAAGGAGATCATGCTGACGCCTGAACAGATAGAGAAGATAAACAGAAGACTTGAAAATGAGGGAGACTGGGAAGCTTGGAGCTTCATGAATATTGACCTGCATACGGGTGCAAGAGCTTTTGCAATGGCATCCATGAGCTGGGAAAGAATCGCTTTTTCACCTTTATTTAGAGTCGAACAGTTTGAACCCAAGGTCAAGCGCGGCGACTGGTGCCTGACAAAAGAGGGCAAGTGGTGGGTCAAGTACCCGACTGAAGAGTGTAGGACTGTTGTAGAGACTGCGCGTGAAAGGTTGCCAAAGGGAAGGAGATTCCTGTTCTTTGAAGATGTGAAGAGTGACAGGGCAAACGCACTGCAGGCTTCTTACCTTATGTCGAGGATGGCAGTCAGATTCAAAAAGATATTCTTGGAGCTTGACAGAGATAGTTGGCTCAATGAAAAGACGAGAGTGTATGCGCTTGGCGATGGGGTGTACTTTAGCGGGCACCCACTGCACCTGTTTAGACATACAATGGCTCAATATTATCTGGCGGCAACTAATTGGTCATTAGCTTATGTGGCAGGCTTGGGCGGATGGGAAAACACTGAAGTGCTGAATAAGTGCTACGGCGGAATTCCAGAGCACATCAAGGCGCAGGTAGCAAAATCAATCCATGTAAGGTTTGATACCCTTGATTTGAGCACCACGGTCAGAGTGGTCCATATCTAGAAGTTATCTGGAAGCTAGGGAGTCATGCAATCCCGTTTGGATATTTGCATAAATATAGAACAGGCGTATTATTCACAAGAATTGTTGACTAGTGCCACGCATAGCCGCATAATCAGCATTACAGGATTGGCTATGCTTGTCTCAGGCGTGTCCCTATTTCTGCTAGTTGCCTTTGTGGGCATGGCATATCCTGCTGTCACACAGTGCGTAGACTATGCTTACGGCTATGGACAATCACAATGCAGAGAATTTGGAACCAGACCATCCTATCTTGACCCTCTAATGAACGAGACCTTTGCCATTGGAATGCTGGTCCTAGCAGCGAGCGGTGGCGCTGTGATAGGCATCAACCAGTTTAAGAGGAGCCGTGGCCAAGAGCTTAGTTCTTGATAGTCGCTATTCTTGTTCATTCTCGCTCTGAAAAACAAGATAGTTGCCAACTCTAGCATGATAACAACCAATCATCCATCTATTGCTATACAATGGGCGCTGGACAGCATCGATTATTATTTGAATCCACCGAAGCTCGTTCTTGAGTATTGCGCAATTATGGTTCACATATCTTTCAGGGATAGCTGTGGTTATGGTTGCCTTTTCTTTCTAAATGCCAAATATGCAACAATTCCAGTTATGCCTGCCCCGATGCTAATAGCAAGCGCCAATGATAAATCTGCACCATCATCAGTAATTATTTCTGGTACAGGGACGGAGTCTTTGTTAGTAGAACTTGTGAGAGTTTCGGTCGATATTGCAATAATGGCATCGGATCCCACAAAGTACAGTATTCCTGTCTCAGGATTAAGAACCATTCTTGGATAAAAGTTTGGCAGCTCGCCTGTTTCAAAATAGAACTTGCCAATTACTTTATTGTTAGACGTATCTATTGCCACAAAGCTATTGCTCCCAGAGAGTGCGTATAGCCTGTTTTGCTTGGCATCAAGAGTCAAGTCGAAGTGAAAGCTCTGCACTTCTGCCATGCTCTCCGAGATTATCTCACCAGTCGAAGCATTGACTGCGATGATGTCTGCAGTAGGTATACTGATGCCTGCATCAGGATGCTGTGGTATGATCGCTTGATTCATGATGTACAAAATGCTGGTTTCCGAGTTGATTATCATGTCAACGGGGTAACTATCTATGGCATTTTCACGCAGAACAGCATTGAGGCGGGTATCTGTGTTAATGATACTGTTTGAGCGCAAATCCAATATAGCTAACGTTCTGTTGCCTTCACGTACTCCATAAATGAGATTATTCTCGGGGCTTATCGCCATCAATCTTACAAACTTATCGTTCTCGTGTTTGATATCTTCGAGATTGCTACTGCCACCAGCAACGATCGCAATAGTGTCTAACACCTCATTTCTATTGCCATCGATGATTGACATGGCAGTGCCATTTGAAACATAGATTCTGTTGATAACGGGGTTTACAAGGATGTCATAAATGCCATGAGCCCAATTGCGCATCACCATGTTATCTTCAATGTTTCCAGTAACGTTGTCTGTGTTGCCGTCGATCACCGTAACGGTGCTGCCTTCTGGACAATTAAAGTTATGAAGCAAGTATATAGTGTTAGTA
Coding sequences within it:
- a CDS encoding transcription initiation factor IIB family protein, translated to MLVYDGGDVVCTACGAVDDEQRTGLQDEEGCYPSYHPHVHGAVMNNIWSITRSGNGTALLTRGEKEKLGLKTGAYRHTLRSSEEKVVKIIDRVCDRNNLALPESLVKEAVYWATKVTNELASKRKEDQVRIKVSPAEISIFSIRKACKTSGISCSTQKLVEAHRKIGYSNIEDKKILRNLRRISFVTGIKYETLAPRDYVFNLTNCLISDEGTRSRLANIANPLDYIERRIYSRSLEILADVRGEGRNNVMVAAAAICVADRIEGGVLGSSIIAKTLHLDKYKVSLAIERILNQMREGGKVVKFRVNPAAEYRSQVFGEFARFGQRWRPDEGESRGDTSI
- a CDS encoding helix-turn-helix domain-containing protein yields the protein MSAAAGGGDDDGMAYLAVYSERLVQMVEHKLEDSMQRLLMPAAHSADIVQEVKALCSLGGCKGGTIMKIVTYLLERDAKTKEIADTFGINISTAHRSLERLEQHGFASKEERSRLWTLNKRRFPLLYSLSRTSTVILSTRKS
- a CDS encoding YncE family protein, producing MTKIHYGSKFIIFLLTLSFIAGNDAIFTNGAASAQTDSPAPTLNPARLEPQRVLVFEKPFPNLSDAAINPNTGKLYLVNMSDAVGESSGGHVAVFHTTLNGAIAHSTNIPVSFYPSNLVINPNTNTIYLLHNFNCPEGSTVTVIDGNTDNVTGNIEDNMVMRNWAHGIYDILVNPVINRIYVSNGTAMSIIDGNRNEVLDTIAIVAGGSSNLEDIKHENDKFVRLMAISPENNLIYGVREGNRTLAILDLRSNSIINTDTRLNAVLRENAIDSYPVDMIINSETSILYIMNQAIIPQHPDAGISIPTADIIAVNASTGEIISESMAEVQSFHFDLTLDAKQNRLYALSGSNSFVAIDTSNNKVIGKFYFETGELPNFYPRMVLNPETGILYFVGSDAIIAISTETLTSSTNKDSVPVPEIITDDGADLSLALAISIGAGITGIVAYLAFRKKRQP